One part of the Pseudemcibacter aquimaris genome encodes these proteins:
- a CDS encoding DEAD/DEAH box helicase — protein MLLRPRQKELVSKTVDALYTHGNTLAVAPTGAGKTIMLSAVLGRMFDRDIERACVLAHRDELTFQNEGKFKRVNPSISTSIFNANEKSWDGQVAFAMVQTLSRESNLRSLPSLDALVIDEAHHARADSYMRVIEHAQNINPNMKLLGMTATPNRGDKKGLRPIFSNVSDQITVKELIASGHLVPPRTFVMNVGVQEELSKVRKTALDYDMSAVADIMNTRPINDAVVQHWKEKAGDRQTVVFCSTVEHARDVMASFISAGIATGMIWGDMSETDRSDTLAAYGKGDLQVIVNVAVLTEGWDHPPTSCIVLLRPSSYKSTMIQMIGRGLRTVDPAEFPGIIKKDCVVLDFGTSTLMHGSLEQEVQLDDQFIEGDAPYKDCPECGADVPLASKECPLCGYIWEGQPEADTTQTADFHMTEIDILKRSSFLWCDLRGDDQYFIATGFEAWGGVFYRDGEWYAVGGRKNHAVKLLAAGERIVCFAAADDWINLFETESAAHKTKNWLHQPATEKQLRHLPPEYRNDYSLTRYKASALMTMRFNNTAIRQVIENGRIAA, from the coding sequence ATGTTACTCAGACCAAGACAAAAGGAGCTCGTCTCCAAGACTGTTGATGCGCTTTACACCCACGGCAACACGCTAGCGGTCGCACCAACAGGTGCAGGCAAGACGATCATGCTATCAGCAGTGCTGGGACGCATGTTTGACCGCGATATTGAGCGTGCCTGCGTGCTTGCTCACCGTGATGAGCTGACCTTTCAAAATGAAGGCAAGTTCAAGCGCGTAAACCCATCCATTTCCACCAGTATTTTTAATGCGAATGAGAAAAGCTGGGATGGCCAAGTGGCCTTTGCCATGGTGCAAACCCTCTCGCGGGAGAGCAATCTGCGCTCATTGCCGTCGCTGGATGCATTGGTGATTGATGAAGCCCATCACGCCCGGGCCGACAGCTACATGCGGGTGATTGAACACGCTCAAAACATCAATCCAAACATGAAGCTGCTGGGCATGACCGCCACGCCTAACCGTGGTGATAAAAAAGGTCTGCGCCCGATCTTCTCCAACGTGTCGGACCAGATCACGGTCAAAGAGCTGATCGCTTCCGGTCACCTTGTGCCGCCACGCACCTTTGTCATGAATGTCGGCGTTCAGGAAGAGCTGAGTAAAGTCCGTAAAACCGCCCTTGATTATGATATGAGCGCGGTTGCCGACATCATGAACACGCGCCCGATCAATGATGCGGTGGTTCAGCACTGGAAAGAAAAAGCCGGAGACCGTCAAACCGTCGTATTCTGCTCGACCGTTGAGCATGCGCGGGATGTTATGGCCAGCTTTATCAGCGCTGGCATTGCCACAGGCATGATCTGGGGTGATATGAGCGAAACAGATCGCTCTGATACCTTGGCAGCTTACGGCAAAGGCGATCTGCAAGTCATTGTGAATGTCGCGGTACTGACTGAAGGCTGGGACCACCCGCCAACATCCTGCATCGTTTTGCTGCGCCCTAGCTCTTACAAATCCACCATGATCCAGATGATCGGTCGTGGTTTGCGAACGGTCGACCCGGCTGAGTTTCCCGGCATCATCAAAAAAGACTGTGTTGTGCTCGACTTTGGCACATCGACACTGATGCATGGCTCGCTGGAACAAGAAGTCCAGCTGGATGATCAGTTTATTGAAGGTGATGCGCCCTATAAAGACTGCCCGGAATGCGGCGCTGATGTGCCGCTCGCCAGTAAGGAATGTCCGTTATGTGGCTATATCTGGGAAGGCCAGCCCGAGGCTGATACCACACAGACCGCCGATTTCCACATGACGGAGATCGACATCCTCAAACGCTCCAGCTTCCTTTGGTGCGATTTACGCGGCGATGATCAGTATTTCATTGCAACCGGCTTTGAAGCTTGGGGCGGTGTCTTTTACCGTGACGGCGAATGGTACGCCGTTGGTGGCCGCAAAAACCATGCGGTTAAGCTCTTGGCTGCGGGTGAGCGCATTGTGTGCTTCGCTGCTGCCGATGACTGGATCAACCTGTTTGAAACCGAGAGCGCTGCTCACAAAACCAAGAACTGGTTGCACCAGCCTGCTACCGAAAAACAGCTGCGTCATCTCCCTCCTGAATATCGCAATGATTACAGCCTGACCCGTTACAAGGCATCCGCGCTGATGACCATGCGGTTTAACAACACGGCCATCCGTCAGGTCATTGAAAACGGGAGGATCGCCGCATGA
- a CDS encoding DUF6511 domain-containing protein, with protein sequence MIDPTDFERDCMNKALRPLGEYVAEIGTGKAFQDLTREQVLTLIEVVVTAYMDELSKGSEEIPF encoded by the coding sequence ATGATTGATCCCACCGATTTTGAACGTGATTGCATGAATAAGGCTCTGCGCCCTCTTGGCGAATATGTCGCCGAGATTGGTACTGGCAAAGCCTTCCAAGATTTAACCCGTGAGCAGGTCCTAACGCTGATCGAAGTCGTTGTGACCGCTTACATGGACGAGCTTTCCAAAGGCTCGGAGGAGATTCCGTTTTAG
- a CDS encoding PD-(D/E)XK nuclease family protein translates to MLDFNHRPSFTERVSELIDQALCAEHKAQPERDYLGASRLGENCSRKLQYEYTNTPKDEGFSGQTLRIFAAGHVFEDLAIRWLRLAGFELFTEKPNGYQFGFSVADGRIRGHVDGIINGAPEALGLTFPMLWECKSLNAKSWKDTVKRGVAKSKPVYAAQMATYQAYMEGSVPGISKNPALFTAINKDTAELHFELVPFDASLAQKVSDRAVTILKAADSGELLPRHTADPEHFECRFCAYRNRCWDQLVGEVSA, encoded by the coding sequence ATGCTTGATTTTAATCACAGGCCCAGTTTTACAGAGCGTGTGTCTGAATTGATTGATCAGGCACTGTGCGCGGAACATAAAGCCCAGCCAGAACGCGATTATCTGGGGGCTTCCCGCCTCGGGGAAAACTGTAGCCGTAAATTACAATACGAATATACCAACACGCCCAAAGACGAAGGTTTTTCCGGCCAGACCTTACGGATATTTGCCGCAGGACATGTGTTTGAAGATCTGGCCATTCGCTGGCTACGTCTTGCCGGGTTTGAGCTCTTCACTGAGAAACCGAATGGCTATCAATTCGGGTTCTCGGTCGCCGATGGCCGCATCCGTGGACATGTTGACGGCATTATTAATGGCGCACCCGAGGCGCTGGGCCTCACATTCCCGATGCTTTGGGAGTGTAAGTCGCTCAATGCCAAGTCATGGAAAGACACCGTTAAGCGCGGCGTTGCCAAATCAAAACCTGTCTATGCAGCGCAGATGGCCACCTACCAAGCCTATATGGAAGGCAGTGTGCCGGGCATTAGCAAAAACCCGGCGCTATTTACAGCCATTAATAAAGATACGGCAGAGCTGCATTTTGAGCTTGTTCCTTTTGATGCGAGCCTTGCTCAAAAGGTCAGTGATCGTGCGGTTACCATCTTAAAAGCAGCCGATTCTGGTGAGTTACTGCCGCGCCATACCGCTGATCCTGAACATTTTGAATGTCGTTTCTGTGCCTACCGCAACCGTTGTTGGGACCAACTCGTTGGGGAGGTGTCTGCATGA
- a CDS encoding AAA family ATPase codes for MTANWSDFNDAPGQYPEFKDATIPTDDIRQQLIGRLDQVLSYLLPAGRIKRGVYEIGDIQGNKGDSLKIELNSGKAGMWHDFATGEGGDIFDLWAACHNLDTKHQFPQVVSSASEWLGLALPAPIPAAPVKPAKHIPEDELGPHTAKWDYLDGDGKLIACVYRYDTADGKEFRPWDVLAKKHRAPTPRPLFNQPGLKENQHVVLVEGEKAAEALMAHGITATTAMNGAKAPPEKTDWSPLKDKHLLIWPDHDEAGRAYAEAVSTYLGSQGITASLTILDVPSDKPEKWDAADAVSEGLDLRAFIAECIKTEKAAVTAVPAFTVGHFLDDTSPMPEDLILPRVLTPGGLMVFGGAPKVGKSDFLLSLLAHMAAGVPFLGMKPPRPLRIFYLQAEIGYHYLRERLQNMAFDKNLLPLVRKNLVVTPQFKMLLNEHGVAATCEAIRSHFSDLGVDIIVVDPLRNVFDGGDGDAGENDNAAMLFFLQQRLDALRDAVNPDAGIILAHHTRKIQKKQLEEDPFQALSGASSLRGYYTTGLIMFQPDENQSYRQLIFELRNGPRLRSKVIDKVDGAWQEMEYSSDRLVNRDYGQKLDAERRRKRDVILEIIYAESRAGRVYTMNQFCQAFENRAGLGGKDTIRGRLDVLSTKGYVKFFKDADNYGLSSPSRTKYGFLCVEDMHLGTGEEMVDPHTGEVSAKLQAVYPTHYKCRQTAAVLPVENPRMWIYDEEDQA; via the coding sequence ATGACAGCAAACTGGTCCGACTTCAACGATGCACCAGGCCAATATCCTGAGTTTAAAGACGCTACGATTCCCACAGACGATATACGTCAGCAGCTGATCGGGCGGCTGGATCAAGTCTTGTCTTATTTGTTGCCCGCAGGCCGCATCAAGCGCGGCGTGTATGAGATCGGTGATATTCAAGGCAATAAGGGTGATAGCCTCAAGATTGAGCTGAATAGCGGCAAGGCTGGCATGTGGCATGATTTTGCCACGGGCGAAGGTGGCGACATCTTTGATCTGTGGGCAGCGTGTCACAATCTGGATACCAAACATCAATTCCCACAGGTGGTCAGCTCAGCCAGTGAATGGCTTGGACTGGCTTTACCTGCGCCGATACCTGCTGCTCCAGTCAAACCTGCAAAACATATCCCCGAGGATGAGCTTGGCCCACACACGGCCAAATGGGACTATCTGGATGGCGATGGCAAACTAATCGCCTGCGTTTATCGCTATGACACAGCTGACGGCAAGGAATTCAGGCCATGGGATGTGCTGGCAAAAAAACATCGCGCTCCCACCCCAAGACCGCTCTTTAATCAGCCGGGTCTCAAGGAAAACCAGCATGTGGTTCTGGTCGAAGGTGAAAAAGCCGCCGAAGCTTTGATGGCTCATGGCATCACAGCCACAACCGCGATGAATGGCGCAAAAGCCCCGCCCGAAAAAACAGACTGGTCACCCCTCAAAGATAAACACCTGCTGATCTGGCCGGATCATGATGAAGCTGGCCGCGCTTATGCCGAGGCTGTCAGTACATATCTCGGTTCGCAAGGTATTACTGCCTCACTCACAATTTTGGATGTGCCAAGCGACAAGCCCGAAAAATGGGATGCAGCTGATGCTGTGTCTGAGGGCTTGGACTTACGCGCTTTTATTGCTGAATGCATCAAAACTGAAAAAGCCGCTGTCACTGCTGTGCCTGCCTTCACGGTTGGGCATTTTCTGGATGACACATCGCCCATGCCGGAAGATTTAATCCTGCCGCGTGTATTAACGCCGGGTGGGCTGATGGTCTTTGGTGGTGCGCCCAAGGTCGGCAAGAGTGATTTTCTGCTCTCGTTGCTGGCCCATATGGCGGCAGGCGTTCCTTTCCTTGGCATGAAGCCACCACGCCCTTTGCGGATATTTTATCTGCAGGCAGAGATTGGCTATCACTATTTGCGCGAGCGCCTGCAAAACATGGCGTTTGATAAAAACCTGCTGCCGCTGGTCCGCAAAAATCTGGTTGTCACACCGCAATTCAAGATGCTGCTCAATGAGCATGGTGTGGCTGCCACCTGTGAGGCCATTCGAAGCCATTTTAGCGATCTGGGCGTTGATATTATCGTCGTTGATCCGCTGCGTAATGTGTTTGACGGCGGCGACGGTGATGCAGGTGAAAATGATAACGCCGCCATGCTGTTTTTTTTGCAGCAACGGCTCGATGCCTTGCGTGATGCCGTTAATCCCGATGCCGGAATCATCCTTGCCCACCACACACGCAAAATCCAAAAGAAACAGCTGGAAGAAGATCCGTTTCAGGCACTCTCCGGTGCGAGCAGCTTACGAGGCTATTACACCACCGGGCTGATCATGTTCCAGCCAGATGAAAACCAGTCCTATCGTCAACTGATTTTTGAACTGCGAAACGGGCCACGCTTGCGCTCCAAGGTGATCGATAAGGTTGATGGTGCGTGGCAAGAGATGGAATACAGCTCGGATCGTCTGGTCAATCGCGACTATGGCCAGAAGCTTGATGCGGAGCGCCGTCGCAAGCGTGACGTCATCCTTGAAATCATCTACGCAGAATCCCGCGCTGGTCGTGTCTACACGATGAACCAGTTTTGTCAGGCGTTTGAAAACCGCGCCGGGCTTGGCGGCAAAGACACCATTCGTGGTCGCTTGGATGTGCTCTCCACCAAGGGCTACGTCAAGTTTTTCAAGGATGCAGACAATTACGGTCTGAGCAGTCCCTCTCGCACCAAATACGGCTTTTTGTGCGTTGAAGATATGCATCTTGGCACTGGTGAAGAGATGGTCGATCCGCACACAGGCGAAGTCTCTGCCAAGCTGCAAGCGGTCTATCCAACCCATTACAAATGCCGCCAGACAGCCGCCGTCCTTCCTGTCGAGAACCCTCGCATGTGGATTTATGACGAGGAGGATCAGGCATGA
- a CDS encoding crossover junction endodeoxyribonuclease RuvC, whose product MEKTNQPILLSLDLGTATGWALSNKHGRIMSGTAHFRPRRFEGGGMRYLRFERWLNETRDVSGEINAVYFEEVRRHLGVDAAHAYGGFLASLTAWCEEHSIPYEGVPVGTIKKFITGKGNAGKQAVIEAVKALGHLPEDDNEADALALLHFAREQMIGGQS is encoded by the coding sequence ATGGAAAAAACCAATCAACCCATTTTGCTCAGTCTCGATCTGGGCACAGCCACTGGATGGGCGCTTTCCAACAAACATGGACGCATCATGAGCGGCACAGCGCATTTTCGTCCCCGTCGTTTTGAGGGTGGCGGTATGCGTTACCTGCGCTTTGAACGCTGGCTAAATGAAACCCGTGATGTATCGGGCGAGATCAATGCAGTTTATTTCGAAGAAGTCCGCAGGCACCTTGGTGTGGACGCAGCCCATGCTTATGGCGGCTTTCTGGCTTCACTCACCGCATGGTGTGAGGAGCACAGCATCCCTTACGAAGGCGTTCCGGTCGGAACGATCAAGAAGTTCATCACTGGCAAAGGCAATGCTGGCAAACAGGCTGTTATTGAAGCTGTCAAAGCCCTCGGCCATCTGCCCGAAGATGACAACGAAGCCGATGCGCTGGCTCTCCTGCATTTTGCCCGTGAGCAAATGATAGGAGGCCAGTCATGA
- a CDS encoding DUF6378 domain-containing protein yields MRHANRLLEQATRTLAERGESYGSPHTLFENVAKRWSLTLGIEVTAAQVVLCLIELKLARLNSNSKHHDSMVDVAGYAAILNEIINNNGGAYGA; encoded by the coding sequence ATGAGACATGCCAACCGACTTTTGGAACAAGCGACACGGACACTGGCAGAGCGTGGTGAAAGCTACGGCTCGCCGCACACGCTATTCGAAAACGTGGCCAAACGCTGGTCGCTGACATTGGGCATAGAGGTGACCGCTGCACAGGTTGTGCTCTGCCTGATTGAGCTGAAGTTAGCTCGACTAAATAGCAATTCCAAGCATCATGACAGCATGGTCGATGTCGCAGGATATGCAGCAATTTTAAACGAAATCATCAATAACAACGGAGGCGCTTATGGAGCATAA
- a CDS encoding DUF6362 family protein — MEHNWTEKDVAGQFEESISTLKKLPPVRAQGYFNAWPEIVRTPEEIAAGEPMPLRLRATPDAISRMEQTLRWITWVDVEERRLIWHRAARRRWKTICWELGCDRSTAWRKWNVALAKIAARLNAGQK; from the coding sequence ATGGAGCATAACTGGACTGAAAAGGACGTGGCAGGTCAATTTGAAGAATCTATTTCTACTTTGAAAAAGCTACCGCCTGTGCGGGCGCAAGGCTATTTCAATGCATGGCCCGAGATTGTCCGCACCCCGGAAGAGATTGCGGCAGGTGAACCCATGCCGCTTCGCTTGCGGGCAACACCAGATGCCATCTCACGCATGGAACAAACACTGCGCTGGATTACATGGGTTGATGTGGAGGAGCGTCGTTTGATCTGGCATCGCGCCGCTCGCAGACGCTGGAAAACAATTTGTTGGGAGCTGGGCTGTGATCGCAGCACAGCATGGCGCAAATGGAATGTGGCCTTGGCAAAAATTGCGGCTCGCTTGAATGCTGGACAGAAGTAA
- a CDS encoding site-specific DNA-methyltransferase — translation MDLNVQQIALEQLVPYARNARTHSESQIAQIAGSIAEFGFVNPVLVGGDNVIIAGHGRVMAAKKLGLQTVPTIKLDHLTENQRRALVIADNKIAENAGWDEELLRLELQNLADEDFDLDLLGFDDVELDDLLASLNDDEAAALDENIPEVQENPVSRTGDIWIMGEHRLLCGDSTSEADMEKLMAGELADMVFTDPPYNVNYGDTAKDKLRSKAGRKIMNDNLGDDFEAFLTAACKNMLDHTKGALYICMSSSELDTLQSAFRNAGGKWSTFIIWAKNTFTLGRSDYQRQYEPILYGWKDGNDRYWCGARDQGDVWFYNKPQKNDLHPTMKPVDLVVRGIKNSSKTLDIVLDPFGGSGSTLIAAEHTGRQARLIELDPKYVDVIVRRWQEMTGLQATLSGTDQEFKAIEKDRLGGKAEASLPVEGE, via the coding sequence ATGGATTTGAATGTTCAGCAAATAGCGCTGGAGCAGCTGGTTCCCTATGCCCGCAACGCCCGCACACATAGCGAGTCACAGATCGCACAGATTGCAGGATCGATTGCTGAATTTGGATTTGTGAACCCTGTTCTGGTGGGTGGTGATAATGTCATCATCGCAGGGCATGGTCGCGTGATGGCGGCGAAAAAGCTGGGTCTGCAAACCGTTCCGACCATCAAGTTGGATCACCTGACAGAAAACCAGCGCCGCGCCTTGGTGATTGCCGATAACAAAATCGCCGAGAATGCCGGATGGGATGAAGAATTGCTGCGATTAGAATTACAAAATCTTGCCGATGAAGATTTCGATCTTGATCTGCTGGGCTTTGACGATGTGGAGTTGGATGATTTGTTGGCATCACTGAATGACGATGAAGCAGCCGCACTTGATGAAAACATTCCAGAAGTACAGGAAAATCCTGTCAGCCGTACAGGCGATATCTGGATTATGGGTGAGCACCGTTTGCTCTGCGGCGATTCCACAAGCGAGGCCGACATGGAAAAACTGATGGCTGGTGAGCTGGCCGACATGGTCTTTACCGATCCACCCTATAATGTGAATTACGGCGATACAGCCAAAGACAAGCTGCGCTCCAAAGCCGGACGCAAGATTATGAATGATAATCTGGGCGATGACTTTGAGGCATTTTTAACCGCAGCCTGCAAAAATATGCTGGATCATACCAAGGGCGCTCTTTACATCTGCATGAGTTCCAGTGAGCTGGATACGCTGCAAAGCGCCTTCCGCAATGCTGGTGGCAAATGGTCGACTTTTATCATATGGGCGAAGAATACTTTCACCCTTGGTCGCTCTGACTATCAGCGCCAATATGAGCCCATCCTCTATGGCTGGAAAGATGGCAATGACCGCTATTGGTGCGGTGCGCGTGATCAGGGTGATGTCTGGTTTTATAACAAACCACAGAAGAACGATCTTCACCCTACTATGAAGCCCGTTGATCTGGTGGTGCGCGGGATTAAAAATTCCAGCAAAACGCTGGATATTGTGCTCGATCCGTTTGGCGGTTCTGGCTCAACGCTGATTGCTGCAGAACATACCGGGCGACAGGCGCGATTGATTGAGCTTGATCCCAAATATGTGGATGTGATTGTGCGGCGCTGGCAGGAAATGACCGGATTACAGGCAACGCTATCTGGTACCGATCAGGAATTTAAGGCTATTGAAAAAGATCGTCTTGGCGGTAAGGCCGAAGCCTCACTGCCTGTGGAGGGCGAGTGA
- a CDS encoding DUF3489 domain-containing protein, producing MSKTTKQAQIIETLSTKEGASIDEMMKLTGWQKHTVRGVLSRVIKKLEGFELSSEKQDADRRYYLKPTEKKETQA from the coding sequence ATGAGTAAGACCACCAAACAAGCACAGATCATCGAAACACTCAGCACCAAGGAAGGAGCCAGCATCGATGAGATGATGAAACTGACGGGCTGGCAAAAACATACGGTGCGCGGCGTTTTATCCCGGGTCATCAAAAAGCTCGAAGGCTTTGAGCTGAGCTCGGAAAAACAAGACGCTGACCGCCGTTATTACCTTAAACCAACCGAGAAAAAGGAAACCCAAGCATGA
- a CDS encoding DUF6900 domain-containing protein: MTNNIKHTPKDQILAQIAKVELHLETLETRKSDSLDFHDCAVWCIKSALEAAYEAGQQSTAKGGK, translated from the coding sequence ATGACAAACAACATAAAACACACCCCAAAAGACCAAATACTGGCGCAGATCGCCAAAGTCGAGCTGCACCTTGAAACCTTGGAGACCCGCAAGAGCGACAGCCTTGATTTTCATGACTGCGCGGTCTGGTGCATCAAATCTGCATTAGAAGCCGCTTATGAAGCGGGCCAACAATCTACCGCCAAAGGAGGTAAGTAA
- a CDS encoding elements of external origin → MGVSIREYARQRGVSDTAVRKALKQGRITAEPDGTIDVERADQEWSSNTAKPQTKRTAKTKPVPAAAVEAVEDTLKESGTPFSSGGTTYMQAKTANEVLKAQTNRVRLKQLKGELIDRSEAIAHVFRLARQERDAWQTWPARISSQMAAELETDAHTLHVTLERYVREHLEELGELKTHFKH, encoded by the coding sequence ATGGGCGTATCGATCCGAGAATATGCAAGGCAGCGCGGTGTCAGCGACACCGCCGTCAGAAAGGCGTTGAAACAAGGCCGAATTACTGCTGAGCCTGATGGCACCATTGATGTGGAACGCGCTGATCAGGAATGGTCATCCAACACGGCCAAGCCACAAACAAAGCGGACGGCAAAGACCAAACCAGTGCCTGCGGCTGCGGTGGAAGCTGTTGAAGACACCTTAAAGGAAAGCGGCACCCCATTTTCATCGGGCGGCACGACCTACATGCAGGCCAAAACCGCCAATGAGGTTTTAAAGGCGCAAACCAACCGGGTGCGCCTCAAGCAATTAAAGGGTGAGCTCATCGACCGCAGTGAGGCCATTGCTCACGTATTTCGCCTTGCGCGTCAGGAACGTGATGCATGGCAAACATGGCCTGCAAGGATTTCAAGCCAGATGGCTGCCGAACTCGAGACCGATGCCCATACCTTACATGTGACGTTGGAGCGCTATGTCCGTGAACACTTGGAAGAATTGGGAGAGCTTAAAACACACTTCAAACACTAA
- a CDS encoding phage terminase large subunit family protein has protein sequence MTISEWSDKYRVLSPKSAAEPGLWRTERTPYLREIMDQLSPHKRAQRVVFMKGAQIGGTEAGNNWIGYVIHMAPGPMMAVAPTVEMAKRNSKQRIDPLLEDSTELSKRVKPARSRDSGNTVLSKEFPGGVLVMTGANSAVGLRSMPARYLFMDEVDGYPGDVEGEGDPIMLAERRSATFQGRRKVFLVSTPTLKGVSRIAREFEHSDQRYFHVPCPHCGHEQPLRFTQLRWEEGYPSNVSYQCESCDKLIAEHHKTEMLENGRWVSSSDGDGITVGYHLSSLYSPVGWFSWSDAAAMFEQAKEHPELMKSFVNTVLGEPFEEDHDAPEWERLYERSEDYAIGTVPEGGLFLTAGVDVQRDRIEAEIVAWGLDKHSWSVDYRIFYGDIADPAFREKVYGEITGKQYRHASGASLSVLMTAVDSGYATQEVYDWVRKKPVSRIMAIKGQDRSVAPLGTPSKVDVTSKGKKLRRGVRVWPVGVSLLKSELYNWLNLTLNEDGSLPNGYCHFPKYDMEFFKQLTAEQLVTRIVKGYPKREWQKTRDRNEALDCRIYARAAAIALGVELWSDSRWQKLQAQVMGETKISNTVRPQSAPSKSITRNTRRRKSRSSIMG, from the coding sequence ATGACCATCTCGGAATGGTCCGATAAATACCGTGTGCTTTCGCCAAAATCAGCTGCAGAACCGGGGCTATGGCGCACTGAGCGCACGCCATATTTGCGTGAGATCATGGATCAGCTGTCACCCCATAAACGGGCGCAGCGTGTGGTTTTCATGAAAGGTGCTCAGATTGGCGGCACTGAGGCTGGCAATAACTGGATTGGTTACGTCATCCATATGGCTCCCGGCCCAATGATGGCTGTTGCGCCCACGGTGGAAATGGCGAAACGGAACTCTAAACAGCGTATTGATCCGCTTTTGGAGGATTCAACGGAGCTAAGCAAGCGCGTAAAGCCTGCTCGCTCGCGGGATTCTGGCAATACGGTTCTCTCAAAAGAGTTTCCGGGCGGCGTCTTGGTGATGACAGGCGCAAATTCGGCGGTGGGCTTACGCTCTATGCCTGCGCGATACTTATTTATGGATGAAGTGGATGGCTATCCCGGCGATGTCGAAGGTGAAGGTGATCCTATCATGCTGGCAGAGCGCCGGAGCGCCACTTTTCAGGGGCGACGTAAGGTTTTTCTTGTGAGCACACCAACACTGAAAGGAGTTTCGCGCATTGCCAGAGAATTTGAGCATTCAGATCAGCGCTATTTCCATGTGCCATGCCCGCATTGTGGACATGAGCAACCGCTAAGATTCACTCAGCTGCGTTGGGAAGAAGGTTACCCGTCGAATGTGTCGTACCAGTGCGAGTCCTGCGACAAGCTGATTGCTGAGCATCATAAAACAGAAATGCTGGAAAATGGTCGCTGGGTTTCCAGCAGTGACGGCGACGGCATTACGGTTGGCTATCATCTTTCCTCGCTTTATAGCCCCGTTGGCTGGTTTAGCTGGTCTGATGCGGCGGCCATGTTCGAGCAAGCCAAAGAACATCCGGAGTTGATGAAGAGTTTTGTCAACACGGTGCTGGGCGAGCCGTTTGAAGAAGATCACGATGCCCCCGAATGGGAGCGTTTATATGAACGCTCCGAAGACTATGCCATCGGCACAGTGCCGGAAGGTGGATTGTTTTTAACCGCTGGCGTTGATGTGCAGCGCGACCGGATTGAGGCTGAGATTGTTGCGTGGGGCTTGGATAAACATAGCTGGTCTGTTGATTATCGTATTTTTTATGGTGATATCGCTGATCCCGCCTTTCGGGAAAAGGTTTACGGCGAGATCACAGGCAAGCAATACCGCCATGCGTCAGGCGCGAGTTTAAGTGTTCTGATGACGGCGGTGGATTCCGGCTATGCCACGCAGGAAGTCTATGACTGGGTGCGTAAAAAGCCTGTCTCTCGCATCATGGCAATTAAAGGACAGGACCGCTCTGTTGCGCCGCTTGGCACGCCGAGCAAAGTTGATGTGACCAGTAAGGGTAAGAAGCTGCGCCGTGGCGTGCGCGTCTGGCCTGTGGGCGTATCATTGCTGAAATCCGAGCTTTATAACTGGCTGAATTTGACACTGAATGAGGATGGTAGTCTGCCCAATGGTTACTGCCATTTTCCCAAATACGATATGGAGTTTTTCAAACAGCTCACCGCCGAGCAGTTGGTGACACGTATTGTCAAAGGCTATCCGAAACGGGAATGGCAAAAAACGCGTGATCGTAACGAAGCGCTGGATTGCCGGATATATGCGCGTGCAGCCGCTATTGCGCTGGGTGTGGAACTGTGGAGTGACAGCCGCTGGCAGAAACTGCAGGCGCAGGTGATGGGTGAAACCAAAATATCCAACACTGTTAGACCTCAGTCCGCACCGTCAAAATCAATCACGCGAAATACGCGAAGACGTAAATCGCGCAGTAGCATTATGGGATAA
- the gpW gene encoding gpW family head-tail joining protein translates to MAYTEDDLQQVNDALAKLVAGERVVQVAHDGHVVKYKDIELSDLVALRDRINAQVKGRKAGKKRRIQIISNKGT, encoded by the coding sequence ATGGCTTACACCGAAGACGATTTACAGCAGGTCAATGACGCGCTGGCCAAATTGGTGGCAGGCGAACGCGTTGTGCAGGTCGCCCATGACGGCCATGTGGTCAAATACAAAGATATTGAGCTGAGCGATCTGGTTGCCTTGCGCGACCGGATCAACGCGCAAGTGAAAGGCAGAAAGGCTGGAAAGAAACGCCGGATACAGATCATCTCAAATAAAGGAACCTAA